The following proteins are encoded in a genomic region of Nonomuraea muscovyensis:
- a CDS encoding ABC transporter permease, whose product MARYLAGRLAGLAMILFLVCLFTYLIFFKLSPDPALMICGKTCTPERIEQIRTVLGLDEPFVAQFGGYLLGLFAGRDYGTGVNLVHCPAPCLGYSFQTSQSVWEMILDRLPVSATVAVGAAVLWLLIGLTAGLVSAVKEGSWWDRAAMGLALGGASVPNYVLALALQYVLVVQLEILPFPSAVPFSDDPVLWFQSYLMPWLVLATGYACLYARLTRSNVIDTLAENFMRTARAKGLSPALTLRRHALRPALTPIATIFGMDFAALLGGALITETVFGLNGVGKMAADSIAKNDQPVIMAVTLLAAFFVVVGNVVVDLLYTGLDPRVRVR is encoded by the coding sequence ATGGCCCGCTACCTCGCCGGCCGGCTGGCCGGGCTGGCGATGATCCTGTTCCTGGTCTGCCTGTTCACGTACCTGATCTTCTTCAAGCTGTCGCCGGACCCGGCGCTGATGATCTGCGGCAAGACCTGCACGCCGGAGCGGATCGAGCAGATCCGCACCGTCCTGGGGCTGGACGAGCCGTTCGTCGCGCAGTTCGGCGGCTACCTGCTCGGGCTGTTCGCCGGGCGGGACTACGGAACCGGCGTCAACCTCGTGCACTGCCCGGCGCCCTGCCTCGGCTACTCCTTCCAGACCAGCCAGTCGGTGTGGGAGATGATCCTCGACCGGCTCCCGGTCAGCGCCACCGTGGCGGTCGGCGCGGCCGTGCTGTGGCTGCTCATCGGCCTGACCGCCGGCCTGGTCAGCGCCGTCAAGGAGGGCTCCTGGTGGGACCGCGCGGCCATGGGCCTGGCCCTCGGCGGCGCCAGTGTCCCCAACTACGTGCTCGCGCTGGCCCTGCAGTACGTGCTGGTGGTGCAGCTGGAGATCCTGCCGTTCCCCTCGGCCGTGCCCTTCTCCGACGATCCGGTGCTGTGGTTCCAGTCGTACCTGATGCCGTGGCTGGTCCTGGCGACCGGGTACGCCTGCCTCTACGCCCGGCTCACCCGGTCGAACGTCATCGACACACTGGCCGAGAACTTCATGCGCACGGCCCGCGCCAAGGGCCTGAGTCCCGCGCTCACCCTGCGGCGGCACGCGCTGCGGCCCGCGCTCACCCCCATCGCCACGATCTTCGGCATGGACTTCGCGGCGCTCCTGGGCGGCGCGCTGATCACCGAGACCGTCTTCGGCCTCAACGGCGTCGGCAAGATGGCCGCCGACTCGATCGCCAAGAACGACCAGCCGGTCATCATGGCGGTCACCCTGCTGGCGGCGTTCTTCGTGGTGGTCGGCAACGTCGTGGTCGACCTGCTCTACACCGGCCTCGACCCGAGAGTGAGGGTCCGATGA
- a CDS encoding ABC transporter ATP-binding protein, translated as MSELLEVENLTITFPTSRGPVDVVKDVSFTVGRDETVGIVGESGSGKSMTSLAVMGLLPRGATTKGSVRLDGTELLGRTDREMRRIRGERVSMIFQDPLSSLNPYYTVGLQVEEMYRAHRGGSAKAARKVVVEALAQVGIPEPERRAGHYPHQFSGGQRQRIMIAMALVCSPALLIADEPTTALDVTVQAQILRLLAGLQRETGTGMIFVTHDLAVIGSIATRVLVMRRGEQVEYGTAEQVFAAPRHDYTRMLLESIPRIDDDLPADEVIL; from the coding sequence ATGAGCGAGCTGCTCGAGGTGGAGAACCTCACCATCACCTTCCCCACCAGCCGCGGCCCGGTGGACGTGGTCAAGGACGTGTCGTTCACGGTGGGCCGCGACGAGACCGTCGGCATCGTCGGCGAGTCCGGCTCCGGCAAGTCGATGACCAGCCTGGCCGTCATGGGACTGCTGCCACGCGGCGCGACGACCAAGGGCAGCGTCCGGCTGGACGGCACCGAGCTGCTGGGCCGGACGGACCGGGAGATGCGCCGGATCCGCGGCGAGCGGGTCTCGATGATCTTCCAGGACCCGCTGTCGTCGCTGAACCCGTACTACACCGTCGGGCTGCAGGTCGAGGAGATGTACCGGGCCCACCGCGGCGGCTCCGCGAAGGCGGCCAGGAAGGTCGTCGTCGAGGCGCTGGCCCAGGTCGGCATCCCCGAGCCGGAGCGGCGGGCAGGTCACTACCCGCACCAGTTCTCCGGCGGGCAGCGGCAGCGCATCATGATCGCCATGGCGCTGGTCTGCTCCCCCGCGCTGCTCATCGCCGACGAGCCGACCACCGCCCTGGACGTGACCGTGCAGGCCCAGATCCTGCGCCTGCTGGCCGGCCTGCAGCGGGAGACCGGCACCGGGATGATCTTCGTGACGCACGACCTGGCCGTGATCGGCTCGATCGCCACCCGGGTGTTGGTGATGCGGCGCGGCGAGCAGGTCGAGTACGGCACCGCCGAGCAGGTCTTCGCCGCTCCCCGGCACGACTACACACGGATGCTGCTGGAGAGCATCCCGCGCATCGACGACGACCTTCCGGCCGACGAGGTGATCCTGTGA
- a CDS encoding ATP-binding cassette domain-containing protein: protein MSEVLLRARGLTKRFAVRGPYGRKAEFTAVDDVGFDVLPGETFAVVGESGSGKSTTARIVAKLVQPTSGTLEFEGEDVTGATRASLARYRANVQVVFQDPFSSLNPRHTVERILMAPLDYQGIAPRGGRRAYTRELMERVGLNPDHAQRYPAQFSGGQAQRIGIARALAVDPRLVICDEAVSALDVSVQAQVLELLGRLQRESGFSYIFIAHDLAVVRRIAHRVAVMSKGRIVEQGPCRQVFAEPQDAYTRTLLAAIPRIDPEWDRRRRAARDHDTTGATGA from the coding sequence GTGAGTGAGGTGCTGCTGCGCGCCCGCGGCCTGACCAAGCGGTTCGCCGTGCGCGGCCCGTACGGGCGCAAGGCCGAGTTCACCGCCGTGGACGACGTGGGCTTCGACGTGCTGCCGGGCGAGACGTTCGCCGTCGTCGGCGAGTCCGGCAGCGGCAAGTCCACCACTGCGCGGATCGTCGCCAAGCTGGTGCAGCCCACCTCCGGCACGCTGGAGTTCGAGGGCGAGGACGTCACCGGCGCCACCCGGGCGAGCCTGGCCCGCTACCGCGCGAACGTGCAGGTCGTCTTCCAGGACCCGTTCTCCTCGCTCAACCCCCGGCACACGGTCGAGCGCATCCTCATGGCGCCGCTCGACTACCAGGGCATCGCGCCCCGAGGCGGGCGCCGGGCGTACACCAGGGAGCTGATGGAGCGGGTCGGCCTGAACCCCGACCACGCGCAGCGCTATCCGGCGCAGTTCTCCGGCGGCCAGGCGCAGCGGATCGGCATCGCCCGCGCGCTCGCCGTCGATCCCAGGCTGGTGATCTGCGACGAGGCCGTGTCCGCACTGGACGTGTCGGTGCAGGCGCAGGTCCTGGAGCTGCTGGGCCGGCTGCAGCGGGAGAGCGGGTTCAGCTACATCTTCATCGCCCACGATCTTGCGGTGGTACGGCGGATCGCGCACCGGGTAGCGGTCATGAGCAAGGGCCGGATCGTCGAGCAGGGGCCCTGCCGCCAGGTCTTCGCCGAGCCGCAGGACGCCTACACCCGGACACTGCTGGCCGCGATCCCGCGGATCGACCCCGAGTGGGACCGCCGCAGGAGGGCGGCCCGCGACCACGACACGACAGGAGCCACCGGTGCCTGA
- a CDS encoding aminopeptidase P family protein, producing the protein MPDGKPPKLSEIPAFVDHMNTGWGTPDRTPPVVPGAAEAAAAHRARLAAALPGRTIVLAAGRAPVRSNDTDYDFRPDSDFAWVTGCGIEHAVVVLRGADATLYVPPPVYPGDPGFWTDARYGELWVGAAPGPDDWARALGVEVRPLSELPADLVPGADSGAASGPDEEVRRTLAELRMYKDDWEVDQLRQAVDRTVEGFAAVLREIPAAVAGPGERWLQGTFDRHARAYGNGPGYASIVGSGKHAPTLHWVRCDGPVLPDELLLLDLGVEVNSYYTADVTRTFPASGSFSPVQRQVHDLVEKAHRAGLAAVAPGRRFSDFHHAAMEVIARGLDDWGMLPVSVDEALSDKGQQHRRYLVCGIGHHLGLDVHDCARAAEDAYQGGVMGPGMVLTVEPGLYFHAHDLTVPPELRGIGVRIEDDLLVTGEGMRVLSGALPLDAGGLERWMAAACAG; encoded by the coding sequence GTGCCTGACGGCAAGCCGCCCAAGCTGTCCGAGATCCCCGCCTTCGTCGACCACATGAACACCGGCTGGGGCACCCCCGACCGCACGCCGCCGGTCGTCCCCGGCGCCGCCGAGGCCGCCGCCGCCCACCGGGCCCGGCTCGCCGCCGCGCTGCCCGGCCGCACGATCGTGCTGGCCGCGGGGCGGGCCCCCGTCCGCAGCAACGACACGGACTACGACTTCCGCCCGGACAGCGACTTCGCGTGGGTGACGGGCTGCGGCATCGAGCACGCGGTCGTGGTGCTGCGCGGCGCCGACGCCACGCTGTACGTGCCGCCGCCGGTCTACCCGGGCGATCCGGGGTTCTGGACGGACGCCAGGTACGGCGAGCTGTGGGTCGGTGCCGCGCCGGGGCCGGACGACTGGGCGCGGGCGCTGGGCGTCGAGGTCCGGCCGCTCTCGGAGCTGCCGGCCGACCTGGTCCCGGGCGCTGACTCGGGCGCTGCTTCAGGCCCGGACGAGGAGGTCCGGCGGACCCTGGCCGAGTTGCGCATGTACAAGGACGACTGGGAGGTCGACCAGCTCCGCCAGGCCGTGGACCGCACCGTCGAGGGCTTCGCCGCGGTCCTGCGGGAGATCCCGGCCGCCGTGGCCGGGCCCGGTGAGCGGTGGCTGCAGGGCACCTTCGACCGCCACGCCCGCGCGTACGGCAACGGCCCCGGCTACGCGTCCATCGTCGGCAGCGGCAAGCACGCGCCCACGCTGCACTGGGTGCGCTGCGACGGGCCGGTGCTGCCGGACGAGCTGCTGCTGCTCGACCTGGGCGTCGAGGTGAACAGCTACTACACCGCGGACGTCACCCGGACGTTCCCGGCGTCGGGCAGCTTCTCCCCGGTGCAGCGGCAGGTGCACGACCTGGTGGAGAAGGCACACCGGGCCGGGCTGGCCGCGGTGGCCCCCGGCCGCCGGTTCTCCGACTTCCACCACGCCGCCATGGAGGTGATCGCGCGCGGACTGGACGACTGGGGGATGCTGCCGGTCTCCGTGGACGAGGCGCTGTCCGACAAGGGTCAGCAGCACCGCCGCTACCTCGTCTGCGGCATCGGCCACCACCTGGGCCTGGACGTGCACGACTGCGCCCGGGCCGCCGAGGACGCCTACCAGGGCGGCGTGATGGGTCCCGGCATGGTGCTCACGGTGGAGCCGGGACTGTACTTCCACGCGCACGACCTGACCGTGCCGCCGGAGCTGCGCGGGATCGGCGTACGCATCGAGGACGACCTCCTGGTCACCGGCGAGGGCATGCGGGTGCTGTCCGGGGCACTGCCGCTGGACGCGGGCGGCCTGGAAAGGTGGATGGCCGCCGCCTGCGCGGGGTAG
- a CDS encoding GntR family transcriptional regulator, which translates to MTSSRTSRAAGSRAEPAAAPATANAPGGTFGASAVGAGAFGAGVGGAGAFGPEARGIGRREHLRDRIRDALRAAIISGRLEPGVIYSAPTLGAQFGVSSTPVREAMLDLVKEGLVVPHPNKGFRITEVSEQDLDNLAAVRLLIEPPTVRDAVAVIPADDFPRLRTLAQDIVEAVERADLVGYIEADHVFHLTLLGYSGNRFLVDVVSGLRTQTRLPGLVPLLESGRLGRSAAEHHELLDLVEARDPAGAELLMRRHIGHVRGLWAGGPEPAPTGPAPA; encoded by the coding sequence ATGACGTCTTCCCGTACCTCCCGCGCCGCGGGCTCGCGCGCCGAGCCCGCGGCCGCCCCGGCGACCGCCAACGCTCCCGGCGGCACGTTCGGTGCGAGCGCGGTCGGCGCGGGGGCGTTCGGTGCGGGCGTGGGCGGTGCGGGGGCGTTCGGCCCGGAGGCGCGGGGCATCGGCCGGCGGGAGCACCTGCGCGACCGCATCCGGGACGCCCTGCGCGCCGCCATCATCTCCGGCAGGCTCGAACCCGGCGTGATCTACTCGGCTCCCACCCTCGGAGCGCAGTTCGGGGTCTCCTCCACCCCCGTACGTGAGGCCATGCTCGACCTGGTCAAGGAGGGCCTGGTCGTACCACATCCGAACAAGGGCTTCCGGATCACCGAGGTGTCGGAGCAGGACCTCGACAACCTGGCGGCCGTGCGCCTGCTCATCGAGCCGCCGACCGTGCGGGACGCGGTGGCCGTGATCCCGGCGGACGACTTCCCCCGGTTGCGGACGCTCGCCCAGGACATCGTCGAGGCGGTCGAGCGGGCCGACCTGGTCGGCTACATCGAGGCCGACCACGTCTTCCACCTGACGCTGCTCGGCTACAGCGGCAACCGGTTCCTGGTGGACGTGGTCTCGGGGCTGCGCACGCAGACCCGGCTGCCCGGCCTGGTGCCGCTGCTGGAGAGCGGCAGGCTCGGCCGCTCGGCCGCCGAGCACCACGAGCTGCTGGACCTCGTCGAGGCCCGCGACCCGGCCGGAGCCGAGCTGCTGATGCGCCGCCACATCGGCCACGTGCGCGGCCTGTGGGCCGGCGGACCCGAACCTGCGCCCACCGGACCCGCCCCCGCCTGA
- a CDS encoding GntR family transcriptional regulator, translating to MAARYEHIAAELRDEILTGVHPVGSQLPSEAELAARYSAARGTVRQAVAVLAAEGLVGSRQGARRIVLGGERSQSFAELHSFAQWARSKGHAVGGEVLGQRRRRAGPAESVRLGTAEVLEVLRLRTLEGEPVLLERTVYASWIAPAVEELPPDCESVTQALYDRVGLVFAYGEHLIDAVAAGTEDARLLGVRRGSPLLRQRRITTTQEGRPVEWSDDRYRAGSVAFSIRNSIGANPLTRLALP from the coding sequence ATGGCCGCGCGCTATGAACACATCGCCGCTGAGCTGCGTGACGAGATCCTGACAGGTGTTCACCCTGTAGGGTCGCAGTTGCCTTCGGAGGCGGAGCTCGCTGCGCGCTATTCGGCGGCCAGGGGCACCGTGCGGCAGGCCGTGGCCGTACTGGCCGCGGAGGGCCTGGTCGGCTCGCGCCAGGGCGCGCGGCGCATCGTGCTGGGCGGGGAGCGCAGCCAGAGCTTCGCCGAGTTGCACAGTTTCGCCCAGTGGGCCAGGTCCAAGGGGCACGCGGTGGGCGGCGAGGTGCTCGGCCAGCGGCGCCGCAGGGCGGGTCCCGCCGAGTCGGTCAGGCTCGGCACGGCCGAGGTGCTCGAGGTGCTCCGGCTGCGCACGCTGGAGGGCGAGCCGGTGCTGCTGGAGCGGACCGTCTACGCCTCGTGGATCGCCCCCGCCGTCGAGGAGCTGCCGCCCGACTGCGAGTCGGTCACCCAGGCGCTCTACGACAGGGTCGGCCTGGTCTTCGCCTACGGCGAACACCTCATCGACGCGGTCGCGGCCGGCACCGAGGACGCCCGCCTGCTCGGGGTCCGGCGCGGCAGCCCGCTCCTGCGCCAGCGCAGGATCACCACCACGCAGGAGGGTCGCCCCGTCGAGTGGTCCGACGACCGCTACAGGGCAGGCAGCGTGGCCTTCAGCATCCGCAACTCGATCGGCGCGAACCCGCTCACGCGGCTTGCGCTCCCATGA
- a CDS encoding ABC transporter substrate-binding protein, with protein MIAALTVVTAACGAAPTTQTQTTTGGVNAATATSAADFGGLDKLVEAAKKEGNLHVIALPPDWANYGEIIKKFEEKYGIKIESENPDASSADEINAVKTRKGQDRAPDVLDVGQAFGFSGAKEGLYAAYKVQSWDKIPDGQKDPNGLWVNDYGGYVSIGCDAKKIGTCPKTFADLLKPEYKGKVALNGNPNKSGSAFAGVWAASLGQGGSLDDIAPGVQFFKKLKDVGNFNPVESTPATVEKGETPISIDWDYLNAGYREQFLPKGLDFQVAVPSDGVYAQYYVQAINKDAPHPAAARLWMEFLYSAEGQNLWLKGGARPVLMPSMTADGTIDKALADKLPPVEGEAKFPTEDQVTKAKDDLAKTWDAAVAG; from the coding sequence TTGATCGCAGCTCTAACGGTAGTGACCGCGGCGTGCGGCGCCGCCCCGACCACCCAGACGCAGACGACGACGGGTGGGGTGAACGCCGCGACGGCGACCTCTGCCGCCGACTTCGGCGGCCTCGACAAGCTTGTCGAGGCGGCCAAGAAGGAGGGCAACCTGCACGTCATCGCCCTTCCGCCCGACTGGGCGAATTACGGCGAGATCATCAAGAAGTTCGAAGAGAAGTACGGCATCAAGATCGAGAGTGAGAATCCGGACGCCTCCAGCGCCGACGAGATCAACGCGGTGAAGACCCGCAAGGGCCAGGACCGCGCGCCGGACGTGCTGGACGTCGGCCAGGCCTTCGGCTTCAGCGGCGCCAAGGAGGGCCTGTACGCGGCCTACAAGGTGCAGAGCTGGGACAAGATCCCCGACGGCCAGAAAGACCCGAACGGCCTGTGGGTCAACGACTACGGCGGCTACGTCTCCATCGGCTGCGACGCCAAGAAGATCGGCACCTGCCCCAAGACCTTCGCCGACCTGCTCAAGCCCGAGTACAAGGGCAAGGTCGCGCTGAACGGCAACCCGAACAAGTCGGGCTCGGCCTTCGCCGGCGTGTGGGCGGCCTCGCTGGGCCAGGGCGGCTCGCTCGACGACATCGCCCCAGGCGTGCAGTTCTTCAAGAAGTTGAAGGACGTCGGCAACTTCAACCCGGTCGAGTCCACGCCCGCCACGGTCGAGAAGGGCGAGACGCCCATCAGCATCGACTGGGACTACCTCAACGCCGGCTACCGCGAGCAGTTCCTGCCCAAGGGCCTCGACTTCCAGGTGGCGGTGCCGTCCGACGGCGTCTACGCCCAGTACTACGTGCAGGCGATCAACAAGGACGCTCCGCACCCCGCCGCCGCGCGGCTGTGGATGGAGTTCCTCTACAGCGCCGAGGGCCAGAACCTGTGGCTCAAGGGCGGCGCCCGCCCGGTGCTGATGCCCTCGATGACCGCCGACGGCACCATCGACAAGGCGCTGGCCGACAAGCTGCCGCCGGTCGAGGGTGAGGCCAAGTTCCCGACCGAGGACCAGGTCACCAAGGCCAAGGACGACCTGGCCAAGACCTGGGACGCGGCTGTCGCGGGCTGA
- a CDS encoding ABC transporter permease, whose protein sequence is MRRTLGALPLLAFVTLAFGIPAIAMVAGAFTVEGSPGFGNLALTLQGGYLLALGNSVKLSAMVAVLGAVLGTFLAQAVVTSRSTALREAVLTASGVLANFGGVPLAFFWVATLGNSGVISGLLGLPSGSLFTFWGLALVYLYFSVPLMVLVIAPALDGLRPQWREAAANNGATTWQYWRYVALPVLTPGLLGGVVLLFGSAFAAYATASAMGAGTVLPLVTLKIAAALSGDVQTGFENIGLALSLDMVLVAALVMAIYLPLQRRSTRWLQ, encoded by the coding sequence ATGAGGCGCACTCTCGGCGCGCTGCCGCTGCTCGCCTTCGTCACGCTGGCCTTCGGGATCCCCGCCATCGCCATGGTGGCGGGGGCCTTCACCGTGGAGGGCTCGCCGGGGTTCGGCAACCTGGCGCTCACCCTGCAGGGCGGCTACCTGCTCGCGCTCGGCAACAGTGTGAAGCTGTCGGCCATGGTGGCGGTGCTGGGCGCGGTGCTGGGCACGTTCCTCGCCCAGGCCGTGGTCACCTCGCGCTCCACGGCGCTGCGGGAGGCCGTGCTGACCGCTTCGGGCGTGCTGGCCAACTTCGGCGGCGTTCCGCTGGCCTTCTTCTGGGTGGCCACGCTCGGCAACTCGGGCGTGATCAGCGGGCTGCTGGGCCTGCCCTCGGGCTCGCTGTTCACCTTCTGGGGCCTGGCGCTGGTCTACCTGTACTTCTCCGTGCCGCTCATGGTGCTGGTCATCGCGCCGGCCCTGGACGGCCTGCGCCCGCAGTGGCGCGAGGCCGCCGCCAACAACGGCGCCACGACCTGGCAGTACTGGCGGTACGTGGCCCTGCCGGTGCTGACCCCCGGGCTGCTCGGCGGCGTGGTGCTGCTGTTCGGCTCGGCGTTCGCCGCGTACGCCACCGCCTCGGCGATGGGCGCGGGCACCGTGCTGCCGCTGGTCACCCTGAAGATCGCCGCCGCGCTCTCCGGCGACGTGCAGACCGGCTTCGAGAACATCGGCCTCGCGCTCAGCCTGGACATGGTCCTGGTCGCCGCGCTGGTCATGGCGATCTACCTGCCACTGCAGAGGAGGAGCACCCGATGGCTCCAGTGA
- a CDS encoding ABC transporter permease, protein MTTLAPVAPVPEAPPAAPPRPGRRRLWRGFVFASAALYFLVPLAASFWFTIYNETTGVSFAPYVELWTAEGFLPSLLLSLGLAAATIVLVLLLTLPAMIAVRLAVPGLRPVMEVICTLPLVVPPITFVAGVSRSLQVGGEVLAPTPFWATLNAVQNQDFPLVLVFVYVMLVLPFVYRSLDAGLRTMDVRTLVEAARNLGASWPHVMFRVIVPNLRSALASAAFLTLALVLGEYTVASILGYQPFAVWIVTISGSKGQLSVAVSVLSLLLTWLLLLTVSGVSRKKGQ, encoded by the coding sequence ATGACCACGCTCGCGCCCGTCGCGCCGGTCCCCGAGGCCCCCCCTGCCGCGCCGCCCCGTCCGGGCAGGCGCCGCCTCTGGCGCGGGTTCGTCTTCGCGTCGGCGGCCCTGTACTTCCTCGTCCCGCTCGCCGCGTCCTTCTGGTTCACGATCTACAACGAGACCACGGGCGTGTCGTTCGCCCCCTACGTGGAGCTGTGGACGGCCGAGGGCTTCCTGCCCAGCCTGCTGCTCTCCCTCGGGCTGGCCGCGGCCACGATCGTGCTGGTGCTGCTGCTCACGCTGCCCGCGATGATCGCGGTACGGCTGGCGGTGCCGGGGCTGCGGCCCGTCATGGAGGTGATCTGCACGCTGCCGCTGGTGGTGCCGCCGATCACGTTCGTCGCGGGGGTGAGCAGGTCGCTCCAGGTCGGCGGCGAGGTGCTCGCGCCGACGCCGTTCTGGGCCACGCTCAACGCGGTCCAGAACCAGGACTTCCCGCTCGTGCTCGTGTTCGTCTACGTCATGCTCGTGCTGCCCTTCGTCTACCGTTCGCTGGACGCGGGGTTGCGCACGATGGACGTGCGGACGCTGGTCGAGGCGGCCCGCAACCTGGGCGCGTCGTGGCCGCACGTGATGTTCAGGGTGATCGTCCCCAACCTGCGTTCCGCGCTGGCCAGCGCCGCCTTCCTGACCCTGGCCCTGGTGCTGGGCGAGTACACGGTGGCCAGCATCCTCGGCTACCAGCCGTTCGCCGTCTGGATCGTCACGATCTCAGGATCCAAGGGGCAGTTGTCGGTCGCCGTCTCCGTGCTCAGCCTCCTGCTGACCTGGCTGCTGCTGCTCACCGTGTCCGGTGTTTCACGAAAGAAGGGCCAATGA
- a CDS encoding ABC transporter ATP-binding protein, with the protein MTARLEFKGLRRVFSKTVALDGFDLTIEPGELVALLGPSGCGKTTALRCVAGFERPDEGAVLMDGKDITGVPANKRDAGMVFQSYSLFPNLSAAENVAFGLRVRKSPQAARRARAQELLELVGLPSHADRYPHQLSGGQQQRVALARALALSPRVLLLDEPLSALDAKVRVALREEIRRLQLDLGITTIFVTHDQEEALSVADRVAVLRSGRLEQCGTPAEVYDRPATPFVAEFVGTMNHLPGRVSGDQVTVFGQLLPIDGTAEGLDVDVLIRPEAVLVTPSDDGRAEVIAASFRGASVRLRLSMEGGEVLADVPGHEAVRLAPGTRVSVRLVERPVLVAPRSTATPVPTPAKDPAGAA; encoded by the coding sequence ATGACCGCCCGGTTGGAGTTCAAGGGCCTGCGCCGCGTGTTCAGCAAGACGGTCGCGCTCGACGGATTCGACCTCACGATCGAGCCCGGCGAGCTGGTCGCCCTGCTCGGCCCCTCGGGCTGCGGCAAGACGACGGCGCTGCGCTGCGTGGCGGGGTTCGAGCGTCCCGACGAGGGCGCGGTGCTGATGGACGGCAAGGACATCACGGGCGTGCCCGCCAACAAGCGTGACGCGGGCATGGTGTTCCAGTCCTACTCGCTGTTCCCCAATCTCAGCGCGGCCGAGAACGTCGCCTTCGGCCTGCGGGTCCGCAAGAGCCCGCAGGCCGCTCGCCGGGCGCGGGCGCAGGAACTGCTGGAGCTGGTCGGCCTGCCCTCGCACGCCGACCGCTATCCGCATCAGCTGTCGGGCGGCCAGCAGCAGCGCGTCGCCCTGGCTCGCGCGCTCGCGCTGTCGCCGCGGGTGCTGCTGCTCGACGAGCCGCTTTCTGCTCTGGACGCCAAGGTCCGCGTCGCCCTCAGGGAGGAGATCCGGCGCCTGCAGCTCGACCTGGGGATCACCACGATCTTCGTGACGCACGACCAGGAGGAGGCGCTGTCGGTCGCGGACCGCGTCGCCGTCCTGAGAAGCGGGCGCCTCGAGCAGTGCGGCACGCCCGCCGAGGTCTACGACCGGCCCGCCACGCCGTTCGTGGCCGAGTTCGTCGGCACGATGAACCACCTGCCGGGACGCGTCTCCGGCGACCAGGTGACGGTGTTCGGCCAGCTCCTGCCGATCGACGGGACCGCGGAGGGCCTGGACGTCGACGTCCTCATCAGGCCGGAGGCCGTGCTCGTCACCCCCTCGGACGACGGGCGGGCAGAGGTGATCGCCGCCTCCTTCCGTGGCGCCTCGGTCAGGCTGCGGCTGTCCATGGAGGGCGGCGAGGTCCTCGCCGACGTCCCCGGGCACGAGGCGGTACGGCTGGCGCCGGGCACGCGTGTGTCCGTCCGCCTGGTCGAACGGCCCGTCCTGGTCGCGCCGCGCAGCACCGCCACGCCGGTGCCCACCCCGGCGAAGGACCCCGCGGGTGCCGCCTGA
- a CDS encoding HAD family hydrolase, producing MPPDSVSPPSAPPGPPPDSTPPGAVPDAVLFDMDGTLVDTEGLWWEATADVAASLGRTLGRADEPYVLGRTVEDTAAHLLTPPAPDAVEAVEAVAERLTESFADRIRQGVRVVPGAAELLRALTTEAIPTALVSASPRSIVELVLPSLDHSFAVVLAAEDTPRGKPHPDPYLEAARLLEADPRRCVAVEDSPTGIAAATAAGCKVLVVSPSTGLPDLHSMSLG from the coding sequence GTGCCGCCTGACTCCGTCTCGCCCCCCTCGGCCCCGCCTGGCCCCCCGCCTGACTCCACGCCGCCCGGCGCCGTTCCCGACGCCGTCCTGTTCGACATGGACGGGACGCTGGTGGACACCGAGGGCCTGTGGTGGGAGGCCACGGCCGATGTGGCCGCCTCGCTCGGGCGCACCCTCGGCCGCGCCGACGAGCCGTACGTCCTCGGCCGCACGGTCGAGGACACGGCCGCCCACCTGCTCACGCCCCCGGCCCCCGACGCGGTCGAGGCGGTCGAGGCGGTCGCCGAGCGGCTCACCGAGTCGTTCGCCGACCGCATCAGGCAGGGGGTGCGCGTCGTCCCCGGCGCCGCCGAGCTCCTGCGGGCACTCACGACTGAGGCCATCCCCACCGCCCTGGTCAGCGCCTCCCCCCGCTCGATCGTGGAGCTGGTGCTGCCCTCGCTCGACCACAGCTTCGCGGTCGTCCTCGCCGCCGAGGACACCCCGCGCGGCAAGCCGCACCCCGACCCGTACCTGGAGGCGGCCCGGCTGCTGGAGGCCGACCCGCGCCGCTGCGTGGCCGTCGAGGACAGCCCCACGGGCATCGCCGCCGCCACCGCCGCGGGCTGCAAGGTGCTGGTCGTCTCCCCCTCCACGGGACTGCCCGATCTGCACTCGATGTCGCTTGGCTGA
- a CDS encoding YciI family protein produces MLIICDDESAPLGPAEIARLPGHIDWIEHMERSGVVLLGGERLRSSDDATSVRTRDGEVLISDGPFMETKEQIGGFALIECADLDAAVEAASRHPFAAHGVIEIRPVWQE; encoded by the coding sequence ATGTTGATCATCTGTGACGACGAGTCCGCCCCCCTCGGCCCAGCGGAGATCGCCCGCCTCCCCGGTCACATCGACTGGATCGAGCACATGGAACGCAGCGGGGTCGTCCTCCTGGGCGGCGAGCGGCTGCGATCGAGCGACGACGCCACCAGCGTGCGGACCCGCGACGGCGAAGTGCTGATCAGCGATGGGCCGTTCATGGAGACAAAGGAGCAGATCGGCGGGTTCGCCCTGATCGAGTGCGCCGACCTCGACGCGGCGGTCGAGGCCGCGTCCCGGCACCCGTTCGCCGCGCACGGCGTGATCGAGATCAGGCCTGTGTGGCAAGAGTAA